The Lentzea guizhouensis genome contains a region encoding:
- a CDS encoding acyl-CoA dehydrogenase family protein, whose product MLDFRLPSEYEDLRKTVEEFARDEVAPVIGEYYERGEFPYPIVAKMGQMGLLGLPFPEEHGGMGGDYFALCLTLEELARVDSSVAITVEAATSLGAMPIYRFGTDEQKAEWLPSLTSGEKLGAFGLTEPGSGSDAGALATTARLDGDEWVINGTKAFITNSGTDITGLVTVAAVTGTLPDGRKEISSIIVPSGTPGFTVSKKYSKVGWCASDTRELSFADCRVPAANLLGTRGRGFAQFLQTLDEGRVAIAALSVGLAQGCVDESVRYAHERETFGAKIGTYQAIQFKIAEMEARVHTARLAYYEAASRMLRGEPFKKQAAIAKLVSSEAAMDNARDATQIFGGYGFMNEYPVGRFYRDAKILEIGEGTSEVQKMLIARELGL is encoded by the coding sequence ATGTTGGACTTCAGGCTCCCGAGCGAGTACGAGGACCTGCGCAAGACCGTCGAGGAGTTCGCGCGCGACGAGGTGGCCCCGGTCATCGGCGAGTACTACGAGCGCGGCGAGTTCCCGTACCCGATCGTGGCGAAGATGGGGCAGATGGGCCTGCTCGGTCTGCCGTTCCCGGAGGAGCACGGCGGCATGGGCGGCGACTACTTCGCCCTGTGCCTCACGCTGGAGGAGCTCGCGCGGGTCGACTCGTCCGTCGCGATCACGGTCGAGGCGGCCACGTCGCTGGGCGCCATGCCGATCTACCGCTTCGGCACCGACGAGCAGAAGGCGGAGTGGCTGCCGTCGCTCACCTCGGGCGAGAAGCTCGGCGCGTTCGGTCTCACCGAGCCCGGCTCCGGCTCGGACGCGGGTGCCCTCGCGACCACCGCGCGCCTCGACGGCGACGAGTGGGTCATCAACGGCACCAAGGCGTTCATCACGAACTCCGGCACGGACATCACCGGCCTGGTGACGGTCGCCGCGGTCACGGGCACGCTGCCCGACGGCCGCAAGGAGATCTCGTCGATCATCGTCCCGTCCGGCACGCCGGGCTTCACGGTGTCGAAGAAGTACTCGAAGGTCGGCTGGTGCGCCTCGGACACCCGCGAGCTGTCGTTCGCCGACTGCCGGGTGCCCGCCGCGAACCTGCTCGGCACCCGCGGCCGCGGCTTCGCCCAGTTCCTGCAGACGCTGGACGAGGGCCGTGTCGCCATCGCCGCGCTGTCGGTGGGGCTGGCGCAAGGCTGTGTCGACGAGTCTGTGCGCTACGCCCACGAGCGCGAGACCTTCGGCGCGAAGATCGGGACGTACCAGGCGATCCAGTTCAAGATCGCAGAGATGGAAGCGCGCGTGCACACCGCCCGCCTCGCCTACTACGAGGCGGCGTCGCGGATGCTGCGCGGTGAGCCGTTCAAGAAGCAGGCGGCCATCGCGAAGCTCGTGTCGTCGGAGGCGGCGATGGACAACGCCCGCGACGCCACGCAGATCTTCGGCGGGTACGGGTTCATGAACGAGTACCCGGTGGGCCGGTTCTACCGCGACGCCAAGATCCTGGAGATCGGCGAGGGCACCTCCGAGGTGCAGAAGATGCTGATCGCCCGCGAGCTGGGGCTCTAG